In a single window of the Hippocampus zosterae strain Florida chromosome 6, ASM2543408v3, whole genome shotgun sequence genome:
- the mccc2 gene encoding methylcrotonoyl-CoA carboxylase beta chain, mitochondrial — protein sequence MLLQMVKPLLLRYRSPLLAWTRCYHGDKVARLGSQPDKHSADYQENYERMQTLVDELKSRTEKIKLGGGEKARKLHTSRGKLLPRERIDRLLDPGTPFLELSQFAAYELYGKEEVPAGGMITGIGRVSGVECVIVANDATVKGGTYYPITVKKHLRAQEIAQQNHLPCIYLVDSGGANLPRQADVFPDRDHFGRIFYNQARLSSEGIAQIAVVMGSCTAGGAYVPAMADESIIVRKQGTIFLGGPPLVKAATGEQVSAEDLGGADLHCRKSGVTDHYALDDNHALHLARKAVRSLNYKKNLDVTTEPTEAPLYPADELYGIVGDNLKRNFDVREVIARIVDGSKFDEFKAFYGDTLVTGFSRIFGYPVGIIGNNGVLFSESAKKGTHFIELCCQRNIPLIFLQNITGFMVGKEYEAGGIAKDGAKMVTAVACANVPKMTVIIGGSYGAGNYGMCGRAYSPRFLYMWPNSRISVMGGEQAATVLATITKDQRAREGKEFTAEQEAAMKEPIVRRFEEEGSPYFSSARLWDDGIIDPADTRLVLGLSLSAALNAPTKKTRFGVFRM from the exons ATGCTTCTTCAGATGGTTAAGCCGCTGCTGCTCCGTTACAGGAGTCCCCTCCTGGCTTGGACGAGATGTTATCACGGTGACAAAGTCGCCCGGCTCGGCTCTCAGCCTGACAAACACTCCGCCGACTATCAG GAGAATTATGAGCGGATGCAAACCCTTGTCGATGAATTGAAAAGCCGGACGGAGAAGATTAAATTAG GTGGTGGAGAAAAAGCCAGAAAACTTCACACTTCCCGCGGTAAACTCTTACCCAGAGAACGCATCGACAGACTCCTGGATCCGGG GACTCCTTTTTTAGAACTTTCCCAGTTTGCGGCGTACGAGTTGTATGGAAAAGAGGAAGTGCCAGCAGGCGGGATGATAACTGGGATTGGACGAGTGTCTGg GGTAGAATGTGTCATTGTTGCCAATGATGCCACAGTCAAAGGCGGGACGTACTACCCCATTACAGTCAAGAAGCATCTTCGTGCACAAGAAATCGCCCAGCAGAACCATTTGCCCTGCATCTACTTAG TGGACTCGGGAGGCGCCAATCTTCCCAGACAGGCAGACGTTTTTCCTGACAGAGATCATTTTGGACGTATTTTTTACAACCAGGCCAGGCTGTCATCTGAGGGAATAGCGCAG ATTGCCGTGGTGATGGGCTCTTGCACTGCTGGTGGAGCGTATGTCCCCGCCATGGCGGATGAAAGCATCATTGTCAGGAAACAAGGAACTATTTTCCTTGGTGGACCTCCACTG GTCAAAGCTGCTACCGGAGAGCAAGTTTCCGCTGAGGACCTCGGAGGTGCCGATCTTCACTGCAG GAAGTCCGGTGTGACGGATCATTACGCCTTAGACGACAACCACGCTCTTCATTTAGCGCGGAAGGCCGTACGAAGCCTCAATTACAAGAAAAATCTAGAT GTTACTACGGAACCCACCGAAGCTCCTCTTTACCCTGCAGACGAACTCTATGGCATTGTTGGAGACAATCTCAAACGGAACTTTGACGTGAGAGAG GTCATTGCCAGAATTGTTGACGGAAGTAAATTTGATGAATTCAAGGCATTCTATGGAGACACGCTTGTGACAG GATTTTCCAGAATTTTTGGTTACCCCGTCGGAATCATCGGCAACAACGGAGTGCTGTTTTCCGAATCTGCAAAAAAG gGCACTCATTTCATCGAGTTATGTTGCCAGCGAAACATTCCACTTATTTTCCTGCAAAACATAACAG GTTTCATGGTGGGCAAAGAATATGAAGCCGGAGGTATCGCCAAGGATGGCGCCAAGATGGTCACGGCTGTTGCCTGCGCGAATGTCCCCAAGATGACCGTCATCATCGGCGGCTCGTACGGGGCAGGCAACTACGGCATGTGCGGACGAGCCTACAG CCCCCGATTCCTCTACATGTGGCCAAATTCCAGGATCTCCGTCATGGGCGGAGAGCAGGCCGCCACCGTCCTGGCCACCATCACCAAGGATCAGCGAGCCAGGGAGGGAAAGGAG TTCACAGCAGAGCAGGAAGCCGCCATGAAGGAACCAATAGTGCGGCGATTTGAAGAAGAAGGAAGTCCCTACTTCTCCAGTGCCAG ACTGTGGGATGACGGAATTATTGATCCTGCTGACACTCGCCTGGTGTTGGGACTGAGTCTGAGTGCAGCACTTAACGCACCAACAAAGAAGACCCGTTTCGGAGTATTCCGAATGTGA